A section of the Ammospiza nelsoni isolate bAmmNel1 chromosome W, bAmmNel1.pri, whole genome shotgun sequence genome encodes:
- the LOC132086111 gene encoding ubiquitin-associated protein 1-like isoform X1, whose product MASKKLGSESHGPFSYLDDVPFKIGNKFKTPAKVGLPIGFSLPDSSQLVREAQVFPHLSWVLNLFMWKVPDYKYDFSLEKKTIEWAEDIKRIEAAQREAAHKAEEALAKSKAASEDITKMGFSEGPCPEVTPIPINPILASLQHNNILTPTPANSSAVKQKVLSPPHPKADFNPADFECEEDPFDKLELKTINDKEELKNILEIHVGTTRPIIAQVFDNTFPKVESESVLQDEKVLTSIERATLDFKPLHKPNGFITLPQLGNCEKMSLSSKVSLSPITSVSNIKSLSFPKLDSDESDQKSSKLMSTFHSTTCLHNDTFLSSLQTCAQSKTSELNGHHMVGLSALNEDSGMETSTLSSSSRLPSLAASTVCTEESSQSTAIMVHPDYKETKILMVTHQNFPVSKVPNNISCTKLSGDPAPELQQALSASERQCIETVVNMGYAPEDVLKAMKKKGQNIDQVLDYLFVHGQLCEKGFDPLLVEAALEMYQCSEEKMTELLQLMSRFKEMGFELKDINEVLLLHNNDQQKALEDLMARAGAS is encoded by the exons gtatttccccacctcagctgggttctgaatttgttcatgtGGAAAGTCCCAGACTATAAG TATGACTTctcactggaaaagaaaacaattgaATGGGCTGAAGATATCAAAAGAATTGAAGCtgcccagagagaagctgcacACAAGGCAGAAGAAGCACTAGCAAAATCAAAAGCAGCTTCAGAGGACATCACCAAAATGGGGTTCTCAGAGGGACCTTGCCCTGAAGTCACACCTATTCCTATTAACCCCATCCTTGCTAGCCTGCAGCACAATAATATTCTTACTCCCACACCAGcaaacagcagtgctgtgaaacAAAAGGTTCTCAGTCCACCTCATCCAAAAGCAGACTTCAACCCAGCTGATTTTGAATGTGAAGAAGACCCTTTTGATAAACTGGAATTAAAAACTATCAATGATaaggaagaattaaaaaatatcctGGAAATTCATGTTGGTACTACTAGGCCTATTATTGCCCAGGTATTTGATAATACATTTCCCAAAGTAGAGTCTGAGTCTGTGTTGCAAGATGAGAAAGTTCTGACATCCATAGAAAGGGCTACATTGGACTTCAAACCCCTTCACAAACCAAATGGCTTTATCACTTTACCACAGTTGGGAAACTGTGAAAAGATGTCTTTGTCTTCCAAGGTGTCACTGTCCCCTATCACTTCAGTGAGCAACATCAAATCCCTGTCCTTTCCTAAACTTGACTCTGATGAGAGTGATCAAAAATCATCAAAGCTTATGAGCACTTTCCACAGCACTACCTGTCTCCACAACGACACTTTTCTCAGCTCTTTGCAGACCTGTGCTCAGAGTAAAACCAGTGAACTGAATGGACACCATATGGTGGGTCTTTCTGCTCTAAATGAGGACAGTGGCATGGAGACATCAACATTATCCTCTTCATCCAGACTGCCTTCCCTGGCTGCATCAACAGTTTGTACAGAAGAATCATCTCAAAGCACAGCGATTATG GTGCACCCAGActacaaggaaacaaaaatacttATG GTAACACACCAAAATTTCCCAGTGTCTAAAGTGCCCAATAATATCAGCTGCACAAAACTGTCAGGTGACCCTGCTCCTGAACTACAGCAGGCCCTCTCTGCTAGTGAGAGGCAGTGCATAGAGACAGTTGTCAACATGGGATATGCACCTGAGGACGTCCTGAAAGCCATGAAGAAGAAGGGGCAGAACATAGACCAG GTTTTGGATTACCTGTTTGTACATGGACAGCTTTGTGAGAAGGGCTTTGATCCACTTCTTGTTGAAGCAGCTTTGGAAATGTACCAGTGTTCAGAGGAGAAG ATGACAGAACTTCTCCAACTAATGAGTCGATTTAAAGAAATGGGCTTTGAACTAAAAGACATTAATGAGGTCTTATTACTACATAACAATGACCAACAGAAGGCTTTGGAAGATTTGATGGCCCGTGCAGGAGCCAGCTGA
- the LOC132086111 gene encoding ubiquitin-associated protein 1-like isoform X2, whose product MASKKLGSESHGPFSYLDDVPFKIGNKFKTPAKVGLPIGFSLPDSSQLVREAQYDFSLEKKTIEWAEDIKRIEAAQREAAHKAEEALAKSKAASEDITKMGFSEGPCPEVTPIPINPILASLQHNNILTPTPANSSAVKQKVLSPPHPKADFNPADFECEEDPFDKLELKTINDKEELKNILEIHVGTTRPIIAQVFDNTFPKVESESVLQDEKVLTSIERATLDFKPLHKPNGFITLPQLGNCEKMSLSSKVSLSPITSVSNIKSLSFPKLDSDESDQKSSKLMSTFHSTTCLHNDTFLSSLQTCAQSKTSELNGHHMVGLSALNEDSGMETSTLSSSSRLPSLAASTVCTEESSQSTAIMVHPDYKETKILMVTHQNFPVSKVPNNISCTKLSGDPAPELQQALSASERQCIETVVNMGYAPEDVLKAMKKKGQNIDQVLDYLFVHGQLCEKGFDPLLVEAALEMYQCSEEKMTELLQLMSRFKEMGFELKDINEVLLLHNNDQQKALEDLMARAGAS is encoded by the exons TATGACTTctcactggaaaagaaaacaattgaATGGGCTGAAGATATCAAAAGAATTGAAGCtgcccagagagaagctgcacACAAGGCAGAAGAAGCACTAGCAAAATCAAAAGCAGCTTCAGAGGACATCACCAAAATGGGGTTCTCAGAGGGACCTTGCCCTGAAGTCACACCTATTCCTATTAACCCCATCCTTGCTAGCCTGCAGCACAATAATATTCTTACTCCCACACCAGcaaacagcagtgctgtgaaacAAAAGGTTCTCAGTCCACCTCATCCAAAAGCAGACTTCAACCCAGCTGATTTTGAATGTGAAGAAGACCCTTTTGATAAACTGGAATTAAAAACTATCAATGATaaggaagaattaaaaaatatcctGGAAATTCATGTTGGTACTACTAGGCCTATTATTGCCCAGGTATTTGATAATACATTTCCCAAAGTAGAGTCTGAGTCTGTGTTGCAAGATGAGAAAGTTCTGACATCCATAGAAAGGGCTACATTGGACTTCAAACCCCTTCACAAACCAAATGGCTTTATCACTTTACCACAGTTGGGAAACTGTGAAAAGATGTCTTTGTCTTCCAAGGTGTCACTGTCCCCTATCACTTCAGTGAGCAACATCAAATCCCTGTCCTTTCCTAAACTTGACTCTGATGAGAGTGATCAAAAATCATCAAAGCTTATGAGCACTTTCCACAGCACTACCTGTCTCCACAACGACACTTTTCTCAGCTCTTTGCAGACCTGTGCTCAGAGTAAAACCAGTGAACTGAATGGACACCATATGGTGGGTCTTTCTGCTCTAAATGAGGACAGTGGCATGGAGACATCAACATTATCCTCTTCATCCAGACTGCCTTCCCTGGCTGCATCAACAGTTTGTACAGAAGAATCATCTCAAAGCACAGCGATTATG GTGCACCCAGActacaaggaaacaaaaatacttATG GTAACACACCAAAATTTCCCAGTGTCTAAAGTGCCCAATAATATCAGCTGCACAAAACTGTCAGGTGACCCTGCTCCTGAACTACAGCAGGCCCTCTCTGCTAGTGAGAGGCAGTGCATAGAGACAGTTGTCAACATGGGATATGCACCTGAGGACGTCCTGAAAGCCATGAAGAAGAAGGGGCAGAACATAGACCAG GTTTTGGATTACCTGTTTGTACATGGACAGCTTTGTGAGAAGGGCTTTGATCCACTTCTTGTTGAAGCAGCTTTGGAAATGTACCAGTGTTCAGAGGAGAAG ATGACAGAACTTCTCCAACTAATGAGTCGATTTAAAGAAATGGGCTTTGAACTAAAAGACATTAATGAGGTCTTATTACTACATAACAATGACCAACAGAAGGCTTTGGAAGATTTGATGGCCCGTGCAGGAGCCAGCTGA